ATCAACATCAAATTTTAACTCGCGAGCCATCAATCCACAGTAAGATGCAGCTCCTCCAATTTGCTCATATGAATTTCCTGCAATCGAAATAGTATCTAACGCACAATGTGAATAAATTGCTAATTTTTTCATTTTTTTAGTTTTTAGATATAGTAGATTTAGTTTTTTGCATTTTCTTTGTCAAAACAATCACCACATAGAATAACTCCTTTAGAAAGACGCAATTTTACACCAGAACTGAAACAGACATGACATAACCCCTCCAACTTAACCACAGATCGTAAGTCAAACTAGAATTAAAGGATGAAGTAAATATTATCAAAAATCTAGGTATAAAATTAGGATTTTTAGTAAATTCTACAAGATTATAAGTAGGCTAAATGGCTGGAATTCATGCCACTTAAGCGTGCAAGTAGAGGTCGTACAAAAGGAGGAAAAGGCTCTTCAGGAACAGTTCAATGTACAAACTGTGGACAAACAGTTCCAAAAGATAAAGCCAAAAAAGTCACTTCCAAATTGAACCTCGTCGAACACACATTAGCAAAAGAATTGAGAGCACAAGGCGCATACATTGCATCACCAACAGTTTTGAAACATTACTGTATTTCATGTGCAATTCATTTTAAAATTCTTAAAATTAGATCTGAAGACAACAGAAGAAAACGCGGTAAACTCCGATAGTATTATTCAGAAATATTTTTTGCAGTGTAAATCATTCTTTGTATCAATGTAATGCCAGCTATTATCACTACAATAACAACTGCATAATCCATAAAACCAATAATTCCAACTATTGCAATTACTAATAGTCTTTCAGCTCTTTCACCAATTCCAATTCCTTGAAGTTTGATGTTAATTAAATCGGATTTTGCTCTAGCGTAACTAACTAACAAAGACAAAGTTATTGCAAGTAATACAAGATAGGGTTCTGCATATCCACCAACTAAAATTCCTAAAAAGATTGCAACTTCAGAAATTTTATCAAACATTGAATCAAGATATTCACCTTTTTTAGAAGTCTTGCCAGTTACTCTTGCAACCTGACCATCAACCATGTCAAAGAATCCTGAAACAAGTAACAAGATACCTCCAATAATTAATCCAAATTCCATACCCATTCCGTAAACTACAGCAGAAGCTAATGCAATTACAAGTCCTACAACAGTCCAAAAGTTTGGAGACAATCCAGTTGCAGCAAATCCTTTTCCTACCTTTTCAAGGGCGGGACGAAGAGATTCACGTAAATTATTTAACACAAAATACACCCAAAATACCATCTAATAAAGTAGATTGTAGTAAACGAACCCATCTAACGACCAAATTAAGCAGAAAGTTTTAGAAATTCTTTTTCTGATTATCTTCATCACTAGTTAATTCTTGTTATTTGTTTCCAAGTTTATCAAGGCCGTCTTTGTCATATCCCTCTTCATTAAATGGGGTTCCAGTTGCCTTGTGATTTCCTTCTTTGTTGAATCCAGCAGTGTTAAACAAAGTATGAGTTACCAGGTGAGTGCCATCTTTATCAAAATTATTTTTATCATATCCATTTTTATCATATCCATTTTTATCATATCCATTTTTGTTGAAGCCGTCTTTGTTGAAGCCGTCTTTGTTGAATGCAGTCCCAGTTTCATAATTTCCATCTTTGTTTAATCCAGCAGTGTTAAACAAAGTGCCAGTTGCTATGTGAATACCATCTTGATTATATCCACTCTTATCATATCCATTTTTGTTGAAGCCATCTTTATCATATCCATTTTTGTTGAAGCCATCTTTGTTGAAACCATCCTCGTCAAATTCTGTTCCAGTTGATTTGTGATTTCCTTCTTTGTTGAATGCAGTCCCAGTTGCTTCATAATTTCCATCTTTGTTTAATCCAGCAGTATTAACCAAAGTGCCAGTTGCTATGTGAATACCCTTTTTATCATAACCATTTCGATCATAACCATTTCTACTAAAACCATCTTTGTCATATCCCTCTTTGTCAAATTTTGTTCCAGTTGATTTGTGATATCCTTCTTTGTTGAAGCCATCTTTGCTCATAACAGAATTTCATAAATTGGATTTAGTTAATGTAACTAATTACAAAATAATATAAAATATTTAAGATCTAGGCATAAAATAATGATAATTATTGAAAAATAAATTATTGCTGAGCCACATTTATGGCAATCATTGTGGAGATAATCTTTGCAGCTAATGAAGCAGTTGCGCCATTATCATGATAAGGATTTAATTCTACAATATCAACTCCAGTTACTTTTGTATCTTCAAAGGAATGAATCATATCAAATAATTCTCTAGATGTAATGCCAACAGCTTCGGGGTTTCCAACTCCAGGAGCGTATGCAGGGTCTAAAACATCAAGATCAAAACTAGAGTATACAGTGTCAAAAGTAGATATGTGATCTTTAACTAATTGGGGGCCTTTACCATCTCTAATTTCTTTGTCAGAAATTATTTTGATTTTATTTTCAGTAAGAAATTCTAACTCCTCTTTTACAAATGCTCTTGCACCAACATGCAAAATATTTTCAGAGCCACGTTCTTCCACAATTCTTCTCAAGTATGATGCATGACTTAATCGAATATCTGCAAATTCATCACGTAAATCATAATGGGCATCAAATACAACATACCCAGTTTCTTTAGGGAAACTAGTATAAGTTCCATAAGTAATAGAGTGTTCACCACCTAAAATGAAAAGTTGTTTTTGTTTAGAAACAAGTTCAGTAGTAATTTTTTTCAGCATATCAATCAGTTCAGATGCAACAACAGTATGACGAGTGTTACCTAAATCTTCAATATTTACGGTTTCTAAATCAACACCAAGTTCAGGATGAAAAATTTCAATATTATTAAAGGAATCACGAATTGCGTCAGCCCCAAATCTGCAACCAGGTTTGTAAGAATGCGTAGCATCAAAAGGAACTCCAAAAATTGTAGCAACGGGTTCACCACCTTCATCAGAACCAGTAATTAGCGGATTCCTATTCATGTATAAATCAAGAAAACTCATTTGTATCTACACCATAAGATTTGGACGTTTGGAAATATGTTTTGGAAAGTTCAAACCTGTAAATGGTTTACCCTGCGTTTGCTCATTAATTTCAGTAATGAATTCATCAAAAGATAATTCTCTAACTGCCCCAGTTGTCCTGTCACGAATACTCAGATTTTCAGAGTTTGCTTCTTTTTCACCAATTACAAGAATATATCTAATCCATTCTTTTTCAGCTTCACGAATTCTCTTTCCAATACTCTCATTTCGATCATCAATGTCGACACGTACAGAGTTTGTAGAAATTTTATCAGTTAATTTTTCACAAAAATCATAAAATTCTTCTTTTAATGGAATTATTCTAACTTGGGTAGGAGATAACCATAATGGCAATTGTGGTTTTCTGCCTTCATGTGAATCAGTAGCAGCTTTTTCTAATAGGGCGTAAATGATTCTTTCAATAGCACCACTTGGGGAATTGTGTAAAATTATTGGGTGTTTTTTATTATTATTTTCATCAACGAATTCAATTCCATATCTATCCCCGTTTTCAACATCAATTTGATCAGTAGAAAGAGCAGATGCTTTTCCAAGATTATCAATAAAATTGAATTCCCATTTTAAAACAAAATAAAAGAATTTTTCAGTCCACATTTCAACTAATACAGGTTTTCCATTCTTTTTGACTAATTCTTCAATTGTAGATTTATTCTCATTATAGAAATCTTCAGTAAATCTAATTGCCATATCGTAATCAGATTTCTGGATTCCAAGATTTTCAAGAACACTTTGAGATAAATCAAATCTTACCTTTATTTCGTCAATGGCTTGTGTCATGTCACCACAAAATGCATGACAGTCAGGCATGGTGAATGCTCTAAGTCGTCTTAATCCAACTAATTCACCAGATTGTTCACGCCTAAAACTATACCTTGTAAGTTCATAAAGTTTGTAAGGTAAATTTTTGAAAGACATTTGAAAATGATTTGCCATAAGGAATTGTCCAAAACAAGCAGCAAATCTTAGAAATAATTTTTTTCCATCAGAATCAATATTGTATTGACGTGCAGGGAATCGATTGAAGTAACTAACCATACTTGGATGTTCAGAATCATACATGATTGGAGTTTCCACTTCATAACCACCATATTCTTTCACTCTATCAGTTACGTATCGCTCAATTAGAGATTTTATTAGTCGACCATTTGGGAAAAATCTCATATTACCTGAATCAGATGCAGTTTCATAATCAGCAATACCCATTTTTTTCATTAGTGCAACATGTGGAGGAGGTTGATCAACATGACGTTGTTTTGCAGCTTCATATTTTGCCAAAATTTCTAATTTTGGATGTTTTGAAAAATCAAAATCAGCAATATTAGACATTGTTCCGTCCGGAGACATAATTTTCCAAATTGATCGAATTTTAGATTCACCCTTTAATGCTTCAGAAGTTAATTCAGAGTCAGGTTTTGCAGATGGGGAATCTTTTGTTATAACCTTTGAACTTTCAGCTAAGGGGTGTCCTTTAACTTGTAATTTGTATGATTTTGTCCAACCAAATGGAGAATGAGAAACTTCCAAATCAGAAGCAGAAGATTCCATTTCTTTTAGTAATGAAATTGCAACAGATGGTTTTGCAAGATTAGAGCTTAAATGAGCATAAGGGTATAAGAGTAATTTTTTGCAGCCAATTTTTTGCATAGATTCTTTAATTTGAGATATAGCATTTTGTGCAACACTAGAATCATCACCGTCCTCGATGGCAACAAAAACAACAACTAGTTCTTCAAGTCTTTGAGTTTGAGGATTTTCAATATCTTCTGCACTTTTAATCTCTTTTTTTGTAGGAGTATACTCTATGCTATCACAATGTAATTGTAAAATTCGCATGACTGAAATTAATTATAGTCAGTTTAAAATCGTTAGTATTGACTAAAAATTCAAAAATTTGTGCCTAGATCATACAAATTGAAAATTTTTTACACCTTTCCAAATGTACCATGTCCCAATTGTTCTATAAGG
This window of the Candidatus Nitrosomarinus catalina genome carries:
- a CDS encoding 30S ribosomal protein S26e is translated as MPLKRASRGRTKGGKGSSGTVQCTNCGQTVPKDKAKKVTSKLNLVEHTLAKELRAQGAYIASPTVLKHYCISCAIHFKILKIRSEDNRRKRGKLR
- a CDS encoding threonine--tRNA ligase produces the protein MRILQLHCDSIEYTPTKKEIKSAEDIENPQTQRLEELVVVFVAIEDGDDSSVAQNAISQIKESMQKIGCKKLLLYPYAHLSSNLAKPSVAISLLKEMESSASDLEVSHSPFGWTKSYKLQVKGHPLAESSKVITKDSPSAKPDSELTSEALKGESKIRSIWKIMSPDGTMSNIADFDFSKHPKLEILAKYEAAKQRHVDQPPPHVALMKKMGIADYETASDSGNMRFFPNGRLIKSLIERYVTDRVKEYGGYEVETPIMYDSEHPSMVSYFNRFPARQYNIDSDGKKLFLRFAACFGQFLMANHFQMSFKNLPYKLYELTRYSFRREQSGELVGLRRLRAFTMPDCHAFCGDMTQAIDEIKVRFDLSQSVLENLGIQKSDYDMAIRFTEDFYNENKSTIEELVKKNGKPVLVEMWTEKFFYFVLKWEFNFIDNLGKASALSTDQIDVENGDRYGIEFVDENNNKKHPIILHNSPSGAIERIIYALLEKAATDSHEGRKPQLPLWLSPTQVRIIPLKEEFYDFCEKLTDKISTNSVRVDIDDRNESIGKRIREAEKEWIRYILVIGEKEANSENLSIRDRTTGAVRELSFDEFITEINEQTQGKPFTGLNFPKHISKRPNLMV
- a CDS encoding CDP-alcohol phosphatidyltransferase family protein: MLNNLRESLRPALEKVGKGFAATGLSPNFWTVVGLVIALASAVVYGMGMEFGLIIGGILLLVSGFFDMVDGQVARVTGKTSKKGEYLDSMFDKISEVAIFLGILVGGYAEPYLVLLAITLSLLVSYARAKSDLINIKLQGIGIGERAERLLVIAIVGIIGFMDYAVVIVVIIAGITLIQRMIYTAKNISE
- the speB gene encoding agmatinase, translating into MSFLDLYMNRNPLITGSDEGGEPVATIFGVPFDATHSYKPGCRFGADAIRDSFNNIEIFHPELGVDLETVNIEDLGNTRHTVVASELIDMLKKITTELVSKQKQLFILGGEHSITYGTYTSFPKETGYVVFDAHYDLRDEFADIRLSHASYLRRIVEERGSENILHVGARAFVKEELEFLTENKIKIISDKEIRDGKGPQLVKDHISTFDTVYSSFDLDVLDPAYAPGVGNPEAVGITSRELFDMIHSFEDTKVTGVDIVELNPYHDNGATASLAAKIISTMIAINVAQQ